The sequence GACTAAAGTAAAGCCACACAAAACCCCCATGAATTTAGAGCAAATCCTACAAGATCTACCCCTGGATGCGGCTGAAGTTGTTGTTGAAGGAAACTTCTCCAGGGCTTTTCTAAAAGCTTTGGGGTTTGGAGACCTGGAAATGGTGCCCGGCTTTAAAGTCGGCAAGCTAGCCGTTGACCATGCTGTTCGAAAGAACACTGAGAACGATATTTTCTTGCATACTCAAACAAAACCCTATCTTTACATGGAGGTAAAAGGGCGATCGGAGAATTTAGGGGATGAACACCATCCTGATTATCGCAAGGCTGCTTTACAGCTAAAGCGTTACCTCCTAGATCCGTCCTCTGCATCGGTTCAGTGGGGTATTTTAACGAACTCGCTCCACGTTCAGCTATTCCGTAAGCACGGCAAAGTGGTCCATCCTGTAACCCCATGCCTGCCGCTAGGCAAAGATGTAAATCGTATCGCTAAAGAGATCAAGCAGCGCATTGAAACCCCTCAACGAGCGTTGATGATAGCTGTTTATAACAACAAAGGTGGGGTAGGTAAAACCACAACAACATTGAATTTAGCGGCTACCCTTGCTTTGCTCAAAAAGCGCGTTTTGATTATAGACTTTGATCCCAACCAAAGTGATTTAAGCGATGCGCTCAATTTGCAACCCCTTAAAGGGAGAATTTTAGATGTTCTTAAAAGTAAAGAATCTACTATTCGTGAAATCATCACAACCTATAAATTTGAGCACCCTAGGCTAAAACAGCCCTGGGGCTTTGATATTATTCTTGCAGATGAAGACTTAGTCACTGAATTGAGTGAAATTAAAGTCAAGCAGCAGGTTAAATTTAATGCTTTGCGAAGAGCTTTGGAATCAGTTCAAAATGATTATGATTATATCCTGATTGATGCACCTCCCAACTGGCGAATTTTTGCCCAAAAGGCTGTTTGTGCTGCCGATGTAGTACTGATTCCCGCTCGACATGACAATCTACATTCCTTGCAAAATGCAGGCACTGCAATCACGCAGTTCATCCCAGAAGCGCAGGCGAAACGACGGGAGGTTGGAGATTCTGGCCCGATCGCACTCCCTATTTTTATGAACAATGCCTTTCGCCCAACCGGTCCTGCCATTCAGCTAATGCATCAGGCAATTGCCACAATCATCAAAGAAACCAGGAAAAAAACTGGAGGCTTTGATCTAAAACCCTATTTTTATCCCAAATCTCGAAAAGGCCATGAAAATCTCAAAATGATTTCCATTCCCTATATGGCCTACATTTCTAGAGCCGATTTTATGCATATGCCTGCTGCATTTGCCTTCAAACCTGCCCGTGAGCAGTACCTAAACCTTGTGAAGGAGTATTTTCTCTAATGAGCCTTTCAGACGTTGGCAACCTAATGTGCCTACCCTTCGATGAAATTGAGCCAGGCGAACCCACTGAGGTTCACGAATATTTGATTCAAGCGGCGGCCAATCAGCTTGGGCCTCAGGGCCGCAACTGGATTCCTCTAGTCGTCAAAGAAATTGCCCCCGACCAGTATCAGGTGATTGGCAATACCTTTATCTACGCCGTCGCGGCTGAGGCTGACTTAGCAGAAGTGTGGTGCATTATTGCCGACGATGCCCCTGAAACCGTAGCCATTACCCAGGCCTTAGCCCAGGAAACAGCCCCCAAAACCAATCTCTCCACCGCCAGCAGGAGCGAAATTTCGGCGGCCCTAGACTATTTGCTCAGCCAGCCTAGCAGCCCGCTCAAGGGGGTAAGCCATGCCTCGCTCGTGGCTCGGCTAGATGCGGCTCCCCGGCAGTATTGGAAAAATTTGCAACCCATCACCAAGCTGGGCTGTCGCATTACTGCTGGCAAGAAGCTCAAGGCCCTGGAGCAAATTTTCTACCTGACCCCAGAGCCCATGCCCGAGGTGATCACCGATCGCCAACTGTTAGAGTCGCTCAGTACTCAGCAGCTCAAGGCCATGGCGCAAAAACGCGACATCAAAGGGCTGTCAAAGCTGAAGAAAGCAGATTTAGTCAACCTGCTGGTGGCTTAACCGGCGTTGAGAAACAACACTTTAGGGAGCTAGCTCACCTAAAATCTTGAATCGCATATGGTTAACGGCCAGGTCACCCAGGCGGGCGACGGGGCTACCCTCCGGCAAAATCAGCTTCTCAAAAGAAATGTCTTTGCCCATTTCTACGTGCCACCAGGGCAAGCCCATGAAGAACCGGGTGGGGTAGGGGCCGCCCTCCTGCACATCATCGGGGTTAGACTCCATGGGTACCCAGCCAAAGCCAGGAATATAAAACTCAATCCAGACGTGGTTGAATTCGGGCTCTAAATAAATGCCGGTCTGGTCGGCCTGGGCGGGGCACTTATAGCGCCCCACGGTGCGGCAGGCAATGCCATTGAGACGCATCAGGGCCAGCAGCAGCCCGACGTATTCGCCGCAGGAACCGCGCCCGCGCAGCAGCACCACGTCAGGGGTTTCAATAGCCGGGGTGACGGCGTAGGAGAGTTTGTCGTAGACGTAGTTGCGAATGCTGAGCACCTGGCGCAGCAGGTTGGTTTCACTGCCAACGCTATCGCGGGCGGCGGCCTGGATCAAGGCATTATCCATAGCCAGGTCGTCGTCGTCGATCAGGTAGCGGGGGCCATACTCGGGGGGCAGGGGTGGAGCCGCTTCAACCTGACGGGGGGTGAGTTGGTATTTAATGCCATAGACCTCGACGAGGGCTTTCCAGCCGAAGAGGTGACGCTGGTTGGGGTCGAGGTGATCGAACTTAAAGCTGGCCACCCGTTCGCCGCCCTGCTGTACTTCGTCAAAGGGTAGGCCCACTGACTCTACCGATTTCACCCGCTGGCGATCGGTACTGGTGGGAAAGGCAATGCGCCACTCGACATTTTCGAGGGGGGCGGCATCTTCGAGGGTGTCGATCTCTTCAACGTAGGTCATTTCGACCAGGTAGCCGGTGGAGCGGCAGTAGTTGGCCTCTTTGTACCAGCGATAGGTGAGGGGGTGAATCAGGGTGCGATCGCGAAAGGTGAGTTCGAAGGGCACCTCACTGTTGGGGTCGTCGCGCACGTAGGCCTCTTCGTTGGCGTAGGCCACCCAAAGGGTGCCGCTCTCGGGGGTGGTGTGGGGCGGCACCGCCAGCCCGGTTGGGGTGGCGAAGGGGGTGAGCATTTTGACGATTAGCTCACCAGTGGCGCGATCGAGACAGTAGACGGTTTGCTCGGTCTGGTCGCAGGCCCAGAGGTAGTCACCCCACACCGAGAGATTCTCGATGCCAATGCCGGGGGCCGAAAATTGGGTGATGCGTTGACCAGAGTTGCGATCGCAGACATAGATACAGCCGCCTTTTTTGCAGCTGACGTAGAGGGTTTTTTCCCAAACGGCCACCCCATCAGCGGGGTAGGGCAGGGTCAGCACCGGCACCGGCTGAATATCGGCCAGAGAAGTGGTATAGACGGTGTGGTCGCAGCAAAACCACAGGTGATCTTGCCAGCAGGCAATGCCCGTCGCTCCATAAAAGGCTTCGGCCTGACGAGAATTGAGAATTTTGACCTGCTCGGTTTTAGGATCGAGGCGCAGCAGGTAGCCGCGAAAAGGATCTACTGCCACCAGGCTGTCGCCGTCTAGGGCCAGACCATAGATGGCCTTGACCCCAATCGGCTGAATCAGGGGCACGGCTCCCGCCAGGGGCAGAGCCGAAGACATGGGCGAAAAAGATTCAGGCATAACCAGCGGGGCCACCCAGCGCGAAGATGATTAGCGGTGTAGCCCAAAGGCCCTACCGCTAAGGTCATATCCTAAAAGACTGGGGCGGTAAAAAGTGTAGTTTTCTTACCCCATTACCAGAAACCTAGAACTTTACGCGCCGGAGGGAGAGGTTAGGATCCCAAGTAGAGGACAAGGGCCTAGCCCTCTACTGTTCACAACTGGTCGCCCTCTTGACTGATCTGTCTTTCGACGGTGCTAATGGCGGCGTTGACGGCAGCCAAGTGGGCTTCGAGAGAATCGCGCCAGGATTTCATCATTTCTAGCTTGTAGCGCTGGTGTTGGCGGCGAGACTCGGCACTGGGAGGCATACAAAAGGGAAAAGACATGGGATTCCAGGGGTAAGGGATCGGATTAGGGGAACGGCACCACACACTCTTCTTGCAATTTAGCTCAACTCAACTCTGTTCGCCGCCCCGGGACGGCCCCCAGTAAAGCCCAGGCGATCGCCTAGAATGCGATCGGTTCGAACCGCTTCTCCGGCATTGTCCGGGGTGTTCCTACTGTAAACACGCTGTCTAGCCGGGGGGCAAATACCTGGCCCAGCACCAGCCGCCCGGCCCAGAACACTAGAATCAACCCTCAATGATCGCGATCGGCTCAGTGCTTTAGGGATGCACAGGGAGATAACGGGATGGCGGTGAGAGAGGTTATTTTTGTAGATCAGCCGTGCATGATAGCGATGGATAAGGTTACAGCTATTCCTAAAAATCGTTCACTTTTAGCCTCCGTTTAGATCTATGTGGAAATTTGTTTTGGGTGCCTTCTCTGCGAGTGGGCTGGTGGGTCTAGTGGTTTTGTTTAACCCTGCAGTGCTGCTACCCGCGCTCTCGGCAGACGTGGCCCAGGCCCCCAACGAGGCTCCATCGCCCACCACCCTTGTACACCTGTTTGAATGGACCTGGACCGACATTGCCACGGAGTGCGAAACCTACCTTGGCCCCCATGGCTACCGAGCGGTGCAAATTTCACCGCCTCAAGAGCATGTGCTGCGGCCCGACTACGGCTACCCCTGGTGGCAGCGCTACCAGCCGGTCAGCTACCAGCTTGAAAGCCGCAGCGGCAGCCGTGCCGAGCTACAGGAGATGATCGATCGCTGTCGGGCCGTTGGCGTCGCCATCTATGCCGATGCCGTGATCAACCACATGGCCGGCTTTGAGGCGGGCATTGGCAGTGCGGGCACTGAATTCACTAAGTATGAATACCCTGACCTCTACGGTCCCAATGACTTTAACGATTGTGACCAGCAGGTGACCGACTATAGCGATGCCGACAATGTCACCCAGTGTGAGCTGGTGGGCTTGGCCGATCTCGACACCAACTCTGAGACGGTGCAAGCTACTCTGGTCAACTACCTGGGGGAGCTAGTTGACATGGGGGTCGCAGGCTTTCGTATTGATGCCGCCAAGCACATTCGCAACGAAGAGCTGGGGCAGATTTTGGAACAATTACGCGATCGCTACCCCGAGACCGACCTCTACATCTACCAGGAAGTCATTGACCCCGGCACCGAAGCCATTCGCAAGCAAGACTACTACGACAACGGTAACGTGATCGACTTTAAGTATGGTCGCTTTATTGGCGAGGCCTTTTTAGGGCTAGAGGGCCAAACCCTGGCCAATCTGCAAACCCTGGGCGAGGGCTGGGGGTTGGCCCCTTCTGACCAGGCGGTGATCTTCATCGACAACCACGACAAGCAGCGGGGCCACGGCGGCGGTGGCAACTACCTCACCTACCACAGCGGCGATCTCTATAGCCTGGCCAACGTGTTTATGCTGGCCTTTCCCTACGGCAAGGCCCAGGTGATGTCGAGCTTTGCCTTTGAAAACTCTGAGCAAGGGCCACCCGCCGATGCCGACGGCACCACTCGCCCCGTCTATC is a genomic window of Nodosilinea sp. E11 containing:
- a CDS encoding alpha-amylase family protein; the encoded protein is MWKFVLGAFSASGLVGLVVLFNPAVLLPALSADVAQAPNEAPSPTTLVHLFEWTWTDIATECETYLGPHGYRAVQISPPQEHVLRPDYGYPWWQRYQPVSYQLESRSGSRAELQEMIDRCRAVGVAIYADAVINHMAGFEAGIGSAGTEFTKYEYPDLYGPNDFNDCDQQVTDYSDADNVTQCELVGLADLDTNSETVQATLVNYLGELVDMGVAGFRIDAAKHIRNEELGQILEQLRDRYPETDLYIYQEVIDPGTEAIRKQDYYDNGNVIDFKYGRFIGEAFLGLEGQTLANLQTLGEGWGLAPSDQAVIFIDNHDKQRGHGGGGNYLTYHSGDLYSLANVFMLAFPYGKAQVMSSFAFENSEQGPPADADGTTRPVYQNGEATCFGEWVCEHRWPAISGMVGFRNATQADPTVTDWWSNQANQIAFGRGSLGFVAINREAAPLTHRFQTQLPQGRYCNVVQGGLTADGTACTNEAQVVLVNRAGQFTATLPEMTALAIHIEAKLAP
- a CDS encoding transglutaminase family protein, which translates into the protein MSSALPLAGAVPLIQPIGVKAIYGLALDGDSLVAVDPFRGYLLRLDPKTEQVKILNSRQAEAFYGATGIACWQDHLWFCCDHTVYTTSLADIQPVPVLTLPYPADGVAVWEKTLYVSCKKGGCIYVCDRNSGQRITQFSAPGIGIENLSVWGDYLWACDQTEQTVYCLDRATGELIVKMLTPFATPTGLAVPPHTTPESGTLWVAYANEEAYVRDDPNSEVPFELTFRDRTLIHPLTYRWYKEANYCRSTGYLVEMTYVEEIDTLEDAAPLENVEWRIAFPTSTDRQRVKSVESVGLPFDEVQQGGERVASFKFDHLDPNQRHLFGWKALVEVYGIKYQLTPRQVEAAPPLPPEYGPRYLIDDDDLAMDNALIQAAARDSVGSETNLLRQVLSIRNYVYDKLSYAVTPAIETPDVVLLRGRGSCGEYVGLLLALMRLNGIACRTVGRYKCPAQADQTGIYLEPEFNHVWIEFYIPGFGWVPMESNPDDVQEGGPYPTRFFMGLPWWHVEMGKDISFEKLILPEGSPVARLGDLAVNHMRFKILGELAP
- a CDS encoding Rho termination factor N-terminal domain-containing protein encodes the protein MSLSDVGNLMCLPFDEIEPGEPTEVHEYLIQAAANQLGPQGRNWIPLVVKEIAPDQYQVIGNTFIYAVAAEADLAEVWCIIADDAPETVAITQALAQETAPKTNLSTASRSEISAALDYLLSQPSSPLKGVSHASLVARLDAAPRQYWKNLQPITKLGCRITAGKKLKALEQIFYLTPEPMPEVITDRQLLESLSTQQLKAMAQKRDIKGLSKLKKADLVNLLVA
- a CDS encoding AAA family ATPase: MNLEQILQDLPLDAAEVVVEGNFSRAFLKALGFGDLEMVPGFKVGKLAVDHAVRKNTENDIFLHTQTKPYLYMEVKGRSENLGDEHHPDYRKAALQLKRYLLDPSSASVQWGILTNSLHVQLFRKHGKVVHPVTPCLPLGKDVNRIAKEIKQRIETPQRALMIAVYNNKGGVGKTTTTLNLAATLALLKKRVLIIDFDPNQSDLSDALNLQPLKGRILDVLKSKESTIREIITTYKFEHPRLKQPWGFDIILADEDLVTELSEIKVKQQVKFNALRRALESVQNDYDYILIDAPPNWRIFAQKAVCAADVVLIPARHDNLHSLQNAGTAITQFIPEAQAKRREVGDSGPIALPIFMNNAFRPTGPAIQLMHQAIATIIKETRKKTGGFDLKPYFYPKSRKGHENLKMISIPYMAYISRADFMHMPAAFAFKPAREQYLNLVKEYFL